Proteins encoded within one genomic window of Bacillota bacterium:
- a CDS encoding HAMP domain-containing protein: MPRSFRARLSITVLLLLALSLGVMGAWLTAEFRVFYMARVEESLVRQARLLELLVRDNFTPEHLRALAPRTGGLDNVRVTFLSPVGLVWGESTRDAASLGDHSDRPEVIMALAGEIGVHTRVSATLGVPMLYVAVPVRDVAGAMQGVVRVALDLTAMDAGFARVNFLAVSGGIVALLIGGVLALAHAQAVSEPLHKMSEVALEIAGGNIACRADVAGPTEIRQLAQALNAMAHNLEGELSRVQFAAEKLQAVLGSLRDGVLLIDNKENIELVNAAAAEMLAFSPAATIGQRDTMLLRHPELSELLRLAKSERSACHKRIVLSGQTARHIRAAVLPLEGGRIMIVLQDLTEVYTAVDSRRDFVANVSHELRTPLTSLGLMVENLLRGALEERDVAKDFLRRMAGEIERLTEMVLDLLQLSRLESGTEELHKGRV; encoded by the coding sequence ATGCCTAGGAGTTTTCGCGCCCGACTTTCTATCACGGTATTGCTGCTCTTGGCACTCTCCCTAGGAGTCATGGGAGCGTGGTTGACGGCGGAATTCCGTGTTTTTTACATGGCGCGAGTGGAGGAAAGTCTTGTTCGCCAAGCAAGGCTATTGGAGCTACTGGTGCGAGACAATTTTACACCCGAGCATTTGCGAGCTCTAGCGCCTCGAACAGGCGGGCTAGACAATGTTCGAGTCACTTTTTTGTCGCCCGTGGGCTTGGTATGGGGAGAGTCCACTCGTGACGCGGCTAGCCTAGGTGATCACAGTGACCGCCCCGAGGTTATTATGGCTCTCGCGGGAGAAATCGGCGTGCACACGCGCGTTAGTGCCACCTTAGGCGTGCCCATGCTCTATGTGGCTGTACCCGTGAGAGATGTGGCCGGTGCCATGCAGGGGGTGGTCCGGGTCGCGCTTGATCTCACCGCCATGGACGCAGGCTTTGCCAGAGTGAATTTCTTAGCTGTTTCGGGGGGCATAGTGGCCCTCCTCATCGGCGGTGTTCTTGCGCTCGCTCATGCGCAAGCCGTTAGCGAGCCACTGCACAAAATGTCGGAGGTAGCGCTAGAGATCGCGGGCGGCAACATCGCCTGTCGTGCCGATGTTGCTGGCCCCACGGAGATTAGGCAGTTGGCTCAAGCCCTAAATGCCATGGCGCACAATTTGGAGGGAGAGCTAAGCCGGGTGCAATTTGCGGCTGAGAAGCTACAGGCTGTGCTAGGTTCGCTGCGCGACGGGGTTCTCCTCATTGATAACAAGGAAAACATTGAGTTAGTAAATGCCGCGGCGGCCGAGATGCTCGCCTTTAGTCCCGCTGCCACAATAGGCCAGCGAGATACAATGCTTCTGCGCCACCCCGAGCTAAGTGAGCTCTTGCGCCTAGCGAAAAGTGAGCGCAGTGCCTGCCACAAACGTATTGTGCTGAGCGGGCAGACCGCCCGACATATTAGGGCGGCTGTACTGCCTCTTGAAGGGGGCAGGATCATGATCGTTCTACAAGACCTTACTGAGGTCTATACCGCCGTAGACAGTCGCCGCGACTTCGTCGCCAATGTCTCGCACGAACTGCGCACCCCCCTAACATCGCTTGGGCTGATGGTCGAAAATCTCTTGCGTGGTGCCCTAGAGGAAAGGGATGTGGCGAAAGACTTTCTGCGCCGCATGGCGGGAGAAATAGAGCGTCTTACCGAAATGGTGCTAGATCTGCTGCAGCTTTCGCGACTTGAAAGTGGTACGGAGGAGTTGCATAAGGGGCGGGT
- the fabZ gene encoding 3-hydroxyacyl-ACP dehydratase FabZ — translation MLNIDEIKKIIPHRYPFLLIDRISELEPGVRAVGHKNVTINEPFFAGHFPDYPIMPGVLVIEALAQVGAVALLSLPQYQGRLALFAGLDGVRFRAQVRPGDSLRLVVTLQAIKLGVGRGNAEAYVGDGKLAVSGQMLFALQ, via the coding sequence GTGTTAAACATCGATGAAATTAAAAAGATCATTCCGCATCGCTACCCTTTCTTACTTATAGATCGTATATCCGAGCTAGAGCCGGGTGTGCGTGCTGTGGGGCACAAAAACGTCACCATAAATGAACCGTTTTTTGCGGGCCATTTTCCGGACTACCCCATTATGCCGGGGGTTCTCGTCATAGAGGCGCTCGCGCAGGTAGGGGCCGTAGCGCTTCTCTCTCTACCGCAGTATCAAGGAAGGCTAGCACTCTTTGCCGGCCTAGATGGCGTGCGGTTTAGGGCACAGGTGCGCCCCGGCGATAGTCTGCGTTTAGTCGTCACCCTGCAAGCAATTAAGCTAGGTGTCGGCAGGGGGAACGCTGAAGCGTATGTGGGTGATGGCAAACTGGCAGTATCTGGGCAGATGCTCTTTGCTCTGCAGTAG
- a CDS encoding response regulator transcription factor: MSRKILIVDDEENIRSGLSYALKSEGYLVFVSDNGFDAVKKAREVNPDVILLDRMLPGQDGIEVCRQIRAKSDVPIIMVTAKDGEIDTVVGLEVGADDYITKPFSLNVLLARIKAVLRRRDSTASPDLATSESISYGPFTLYPQKYVAYLGEKDLLLTPKLFDILHLLVRNPGRVFTRDDLLEKVWGMDYAGETRTVDVHMTWLRKRVETDPSDPKLLLTIRGVGYKLAETPHA; this comes from the coding sequence ATGTCGCGTAAAATTCTCATTGTGGATGACGAGGAGAATATTCGTTCTGGTTTGAGCTATGCCCTTAAGAGTGAGGGATACTTAGTCTTTGTGTCAGACAATGGTTTTGACGCGGTGAAAAAAGCCAGAGAGGTTAACCCCGACGTCATCTTGCTTGACCGCATGCTGCCAGGGCAAGACGGTATCGAGGTGTGTCGTCAAATCAGGGCTAAGTCTGATGTACCTATTATCATGGTCACAGCCAAGGATGGGGAAATTGATACCGTCGTGGGTCTTGAAGTGGGTGCAGACGATTACATAACCAAGCCCTTCTCTTTAAACGTGCTCTTGGCTAGGATTAAGGCCGTGCTACGCCGTAGAGACAGTACCGCTTCGCCCGATTTAGCGACTTCTGAGAGCATTAGTTATGGCCCTTTTACCCTCTACCCGCAAAAATATGTCGCTTACTTAGGCGAAAAAGATCTACTACTCACCCCCAAGCTATTTGATATTCTTCATCTCTTGGTGCGAAACCCAGGTCGCGTCTTTACGCGCGACGACTTATTAGAGAAGGTCTGGGGTATGGATTACGCAGGGGAGACGCGAACGGTAGATGTGCACATGACCTGGTTGCGCAAGAGAGTAGAAACAGACCCTAGTGACCCTAAACTTCTGCTTACCATCCGAGGTGTGGGTTACAAGTTGGCCGAGACGCCACATGCCTAG